The genomic window TTTGAAGAAATCCACTACGTCGGGATCAAGCCGGAGGGTGATCTGTCTCTTCCTGCCTGGCCACAGGGTGGCGCCGGTAAAGAAATCATCATTGAGCTCGGGTGCATCGGAAAAGTCGATATCCCTGTCCTTCATGGACTTAAGCTTTGCCCCGTCTGTTTTTGATTGCTTT from Syntrophales bacterium includes these protein-coding regions:
- a CDS encoding BrnA antitoxin family protein; amino-acid sequence: MKDRDIDFSDAPELNDDFFTGATLWPGRKRQITLRLDPDVVDFFKTKGRGYQSSINAALRRYMEAQERRMKST